The Brassica oleracea var. oleracea cultivar TO1000 unplaced genomic scaffold, BOL UnpScaffold01586, whole genome shotgun sequence region NNNNNNNNNNNNNNNNNNNNNNNNNNNNNNNNNNNNNNNNNNNNNNNNNNNNNNNNNNNNNNNNNNNNNNNNNNNNNNNNNNNNNNNNNNNNNNNNNNNNNNNNNNNNNNNNNNNNNNNNNNNNNNNNNNNNNNNNNNNNNNNNNNNNNNNNNNNNNNNNNNNNNNNNNNNNNNNNNNNNNNNNNNNNNNNNNNNNNNNNNNNNNNNNNNNNNNNNNNNNNNNNNNNNNNNNNNNNNNNNNNNNNNNNNNNNNNNNNNNNNNNNNNNNNNNNNNNNNNNNNNNNNNNNNNNNNNNNNNNNNNNNNNNNNNNNNNNNNNNNNNNNNNNNNNNNNNNNNNNNNNNNNNNNNNNNNNNNNNNNNNNNNNNNNNNNNNNNNNNNNNNNNNNNNNNNNNNNNNNNNNNNNNNNNNNNNNNNNNNNNNNNNNNNNNNNNNNNNNNNNNNNNNNNNNNNNNNNNNNNNNNNNNNNNNNNNNNNNNNNNNNNNNNNNNNNNNNNNNNNNNNNNNNNNNNNNNNNNNNNNNNNNNNNNNNNNNNNNNNNNNNNNNNNNNNNNNNNNNNNNNNNNNNNNNNNNNNNNNNNNNNNNNNNNNNNNNNNNNNNNNNNNNNNNNNNNNNNNNNNNNNNNNNNNNNNNNNNNNNNNNNNNNNNNNNNNNNNNNNNNNNNNNNNNNNNNNNNNNNNNNNNNNNNNNNNNNNNNNNNNNNNNNNNNNNNNNNNNNNNNNNNNNNNNNNNNNNNNNNNNNNNNNNNNNNNNNNNNNNNNNNNNNNNNNNNNNNNNNNNNNNNNNNNNNNNNNNNNNNNNNNNNNNNNNNNNNNNNNNNNNNNNNNNNNNNNNNNNNNNNNNNNNNNNNNNNNNNNNNNNNNNNNNNNNNNNNNNNNNNNNNNNNNNNNNNNNNNNNNNNNNNNNNNNNNNNNNNNNNNNNNNNNNNNNNNNNNNNNNNNNNNNNNNNNNNNNNNNNNNNNNNNNNNNNNNNNNNNNNNNNNNNNNNNNNNNNNNNNNNNNNNNNNNNNNNNNNNNNNNNNNNNNNNNNNNNNNNNNNNNNNNNNNNNNNNNNNNNNNNNNNNNNNNNNNNNNNNNNNNNNNNNNNNNNNNNNNNNNNNNNNNNNNNNNNNNNNNNNNNNNNNNNNNNNNNNNNNNNNNNNNNNNNNNNNNNNNNNNNNNNNNNNNNNNNNNNNNNNNNNNNNNNNNNNNNNNNNNNNNNNNNNNNNNNNNNNNNNNNNNNNNNNNNNNNNNNNNNNNNNNNNNNNNNNNNNNNNNNNNNNNNNNNNNNNNNNNNNNNNNNNNNNNNNNNNNNNNNNNNNNNNNNNNNNNNNNNNNNNNNNNNNNNNNNNNNNNNNNNNNNNNNNNNNNNNNNNNNNNNNNNNNNNNNNNNNNNNNNNNNNNNNNNNNNNNNNNNNNNNNNNNNNNNNNNNNNNNNNNNNNNNNNNNNNNNNNNNNNNNNNNNNNNNNNNNNNNNNNNNNNNNNNNNNNNNNNNNNNNNNNNNNNNNNNNNNNNNNNNNNNNNNNNNNNNNNNNNNNNNNNNNNNNNNNNNNNNNNNNNNNNNNNNNNNNNNNNNNNNNNNNNNNNNNNNNNNNNNNNNNNNNNNNNNNNNNNNNNNNNNNNNNNNNNNNNNNNNNNNNNNNNNNNNNNNNNNNNNNNNNNNNNNNNNNNNNNNNNNNNNNNNNNNNNNNNNNNNNNNNNNNNNNNNNNNNNNNNNNNNNNNNNNNNNNNNNNNNNNNNNNNNNNNNNNNNNNNNNNNNNNNNNNNNNNNNNNNNNNNNNNNNNNNNNNNNNNNNNNNNNNNNNNNNNNNNNNNNNNNNNNNNNNNNNNNNNNNNNNNNNNNNNNNNNNNNNNNNNNNNNNNNNNNNNNNNNNNNNNNNNNNNNNNNNNNNNNNNNNNNNNNNNNNNNNNNNNNNNNNNNNNNNNNNNNNNNNNNNNNNNNNNNNNNNNNNNNNNNNNNNNNNNNNNNNNNNNNNTGTGCTCTTGAACTCCGACGAAAGAAGGGGAGGAGGCGGAGGAGGTGTGAGTGCCGGCTCCTCTCCTGAGGTATCTGGGTTCGTACCTCCGGTGGTCATTTCGGTCTAGAAACACTGGGTCTGTTcggccccacggtgggcgccaattgtttaAGGTGAGATTGGTCTCGGATAGAgtaaacaatactaaaaatgGGACGAACAGAGGCGTTTATTAGATTTCGAGATGAGGTTACAAAGGTGGAGAAAGTAAAAGAGCCGGAGCTCGTGAGAGCTTAAACCGGAAAAATACAAACAGCAGAGAGATGATTGTACGGACAATAAATCCTAATCTCGCCGCCGAGTTTGTGTAGCTAAGTGTCgatatctttcttctttgctttcCTCTCCTTTTATAGTCTGTTCGATCGTCTTAACCTAATCTCCTTTTAGTTGATTGGGCCTTGTCGGCCTTTCGGGCCTGATTAGGTGAATGCTCGCCCTGAGCTGTTTAGTCGATCGATCGCGCTCTGTTTGCTCTCCGCTTCGACTAAAAGCATTCCTTGGTTAAGTCGAAGCCTTGAGCATCGGCTTCCGAGCTGATGGCAATCCGGCTTACTGGATTGGGCCTTTTGTTCGATGGGCTTTGTGGATGGGTTAAATCCATCCCCAACATTTCTCCACAAAGATTCTGAACTTTTAAGAAGATTCCAATATGTTTTACAGGAAAGACAGAAGAATgaatgggaaaaaaaaaactttggaacTATACCTTGTTCTGTTTCTTCTCAACCGCATGAAATGCAGACTTAATATCCGCAAACACTTCAGGCTTAAATGACTTTTGGTGCGTATACACCATCTACAAAGGTTGAAATCATGATCAAAATCAGTGTGAAAAGAAACAGATTATAATATTAAAGCGTATCACGACTCCGTACCTGTTGGAAAAGGGAACGCGCTATTGATAGTAAGGAACCAGGCATTTCTTGGTAGGATTGTGCGCTTTTCCATAGAACTCGTGAAGCAGAAAGAAATTTCCGAGGTGCTGATTGGATGTCAACGTCACAATTTAAGGTGACTATTTATTTGCTGTCCGACCATGTCGTGAAAGCTACATTAACGCATTCAAGCACCGTCTTGAGTTCgctgtcatcttcttcttttgaagaCCTATCCTTTTTATCTTATGCTGTTGTAGTTTATCCTTTCAATCAAAGAGTATGGACAATTCCCTCTATTATTTGTAATCAAGCAAGTTGAAGTTAATGAAAAAGTTGTGcttcaaaaaaaatgaagaggaTAGTCCTTAACAGCAAAAGGATTATCCCtgcaaaaacattaataaaaaagcttttactttttgttaatGAAACCCTAGTTTTTCATCATGCAACATTGAAAGTGTATTATCCTGGGGGGTAAGCATTGCAATCACAGTACAATGCATCAATAATTGTCGCTAATAAATGTTAGGTATACCAAAGTTGAAGGAAAAGTATAAAACATGTTAGCTGCCACACCAAATGCTAAGATTTCACACCGTTTAATGGAGTTACATCACTTACAGAATCTGATCAATGGTAGCTGTTTTCACAGGCTGAATCAGCATAGAAGGCGACATAATCCGACAGTTACCGATCTCTGAGATACTCTGTACGCCCCGTGAACATGAATGAGATGAAAGAAATATGTTACATAATGCGCAATCTAGGAACGACTGAACAAAAgtcatttagttttgtttaccaTGAGACCGATTTGACAATTTTTCCACAAAACAGAATGCCACCAGTACCACATTTCGAGAACAAAACCAGCAATTTTGGTGTCCACTGCAACAAAGCCAAATATAAGAAACCAGATAACTTAAGTAGACAAAAGTAATTGAAGATCCGACTTTATTTACCCCGGAGGACAGAGGCACGGGCATCAATTGCCCACAGTAGTTTTTGATGAGCTACAAGAGTCTGTGGAGGTCTTGTTGAGGATAAGGAATACTCTAGAGCAGGTTTAAGCAGATTTCGAATATCCAAAAGATCCTGCAACTAAGTAAAGTAAGTTTTAGAGAAGTAAACAGGAAGCTTGATTTTAACCAGGGATTTACAAAGAGTAGTGCACCACATCGACATTTTAATTCAATTATTCACTAACCTTATGTTCAGTAGATTGTGCCACCAAGAGGTGCTGAAGTACAGCAAGTAACTCTACATCTAACGAACTACTTTCACTTCTAGCAATAGAATATATCTCCATCCAACTGCTAAATCCAAACCCTGTAGCCACAATCTCTGGGCGAAAAATACAGCATGCAGCAGatctattttcaatattatCATTCTCACTGTAAACCATTCTATCCtgcattctcttcttctctagtTCCATCCTCTCCAAAAACATCTGGTGATGATGGTCAACTGTGAGAGCAGATAGAGACATTTGATTACACACGGtagaataaagaaaacaaacctgGTAAATCTCATCCAGCTGAAGAGCAGCTGCATCATCCTTGTCAGCAATGTAAGATGAAATGCAAAGACCTGTATATTTTGGAaggaaaaaacagaaaaatacaaCGACGTTAATTACAGGTACAATACTCTCAACTGATGGAGTGAGTTTCTTTTCAGCTTATATTTTCCTTATAAAACTAAGCTAGTTCGATCACAGAAGCTGCCTTTgtaaaaatggcaaaaaaaaataccaaaaggatatcaaacaatcaaatataaaaagcaCTGTATATCCTTCAcgcatttaaaaattaagaaacatttaGCATATTTCACCGAAGTTCTCTGATAGGTACTCATAACATTCTCTTGGCGtagtttattttatgaaaaatctATACAGTAGATGCCGCAATTCCGTATATTTCTACGTTAACCCACAACAATCAACAATCAATTATCCCCTGCTTGAAGACAAAATTATAGATAGTGCTCAGCAATGTTTCTTGAACACTACATTCTGCTTGTATTTGAGACAAGTAAATTGAAACATGATGAGcaaaatttaattaagaaaaattaccTTCCAAGGCAAGCAAACATAACTCAGGGCCCGAAAATGCAATGGCTTTGGTAAGATGATCATTTCCTGCCAAACACCAAACAAATGTCAGAAGAGAGTTTAATTTCTTTAACAGAACCATAAAGAGTGTTGTGACACCCGGTTTTTTCgggatataataaataaataaaagcggaaattaaataaaatcgaaataataataataataatctccatatcataatataaaagtcaatacgATACCATAAGTCAAAATGAAAGTATTGATAACAACATAAGTCCGAAATAAATAAAGACAACATAATTCTGAAATATAAAGACGAGAAGTCTGAAATaagaaataacataaacgataaaagccCAAAAGCCTAGAGGCCCGATAACGATAAAAGCGATAAAACGATAGAAGCCtaaaagcccaatagcaccggtccgaaaatcactcctgctcgtcggtctcacctgaaagggggaaagaaggaggggtgagcgacaagggaatcgcccagtgaggtatgagatgctaaaccgcaaaccactgactcagttcatagcactacaactatgtaggcctagctctagcatgagaCAATCACGGtgcctattacaccacacagaacaATCATATGCCTATTGCACCATACAAcgacaaacaatgcgatgatagtaCATAGCTATTCTCTGCACCCCGCATtctcctcataaggatatacatatataactcTACAGGCGTCGCTAGCACAGTAGTCCACACTGCACTCCGCAAATCTCTAAAGCGTCGTAAGTACAAACGTCTATGTACCTACGCAAATCTCCACAAACATGGCAGtcagtgcaaacgtctctgcaccccgcaaaactcctcaaacataggcagccagtacagacgtctctgcaccccgcaaatctCCACACTTGGACtcgcatatatatacatatatataacaattcttaacatcaatcatttcaatcaacagttgaatcctctattatcctatttccggtttattaatcaataataataataaacaagcaagactctcaaacagactcgattcacagagacggatcatgttttgaaactaaacttttcataacggtagtactaaactagttCGGGATTTAAACGGAAAAGCCCGCACCTTAGCAACAAGAAGAAgtggtatctatgaactccagatgctcaaatagactccaaatctgaaatcagggtgaaaaatcgagtcagaacgcctttcgGGTTTAAAACGGGTCTGGTCAATGTCTAGAgaaaagtcaacccgctggtcaaaTGTCAATccggtcaac contains the following coding sequences:
- the LOC106321412 gene encoding uncharacterized protein LOC106321412; translation: MEIYSIARSESSSLDVELLAVLQHLLVAQSTEHKDLLDIRNLLKPALEYSLSSTRPPQTLVAHQKLLWAIDARASVLRVDTKIAGFVLEMWYWWHSVLWKNCQIGLMSISEIGNCRIMSPSMLIQPVKTATIDQIL